Within Streptomyces roseirectus, the genomic segment CGCCCCACGCTGGTGATGGCGCCCAACAAGACCCTGGCCGCCCAGTTGGCGAACGAGTTCCGCGAGCTGCTGCCGAACAACGCGGTCGAATACTTCGTCTCGTACTACGACTACTACCAGCCCGAGGCGTACGTCCCGCAGTCGGACACCTACATCGAGAAGGACTCCTCGATCAACGAGGAGGTGGAGCGCCTGCGCCACTCCGCGACGAACTCGCTGCTCACGCGCAGGGACGTCGTCGTGGTCGCCTCCGTCTCCTGCATCTACGGCCTCGGCACCCCCCAGGAGTACGTGGACCGCATGGTCCCCCTGAAGGTCGGCGAGGAGATCGACCGCGACGAACTGCTGCGCCGCTTCGTCGACATCCAGTACACGCGCAACGACCTCGCGTTCACGCGCGGCACGTTCCGGGTACGCGGCGACACCATCGAGATCTTCCCGGTCTACGAGGAACTGGCCGTCCGCATCGAGATGTTCGGCGACGAGATCGAGGCCCTGTCCACGCTGCACCCGCTCACCGGCGAGATCATCAGCGACGACCAGCAGCTCTACGTCTTCCCGGCCTCCCACTACGTCGCGGGCCCCGAGCGCCTGGAGCGCGCCGCCAACGACATCGAGAAGGAACTCGGCGAGCGCCTGGCCGAACTGGAGAAGCAGGGCAAGCTCCTGGAGGCCCAGCGCCTGCGCATGCGTACGACGTACGACCTGGAGATGCTGCGCCAGATCGGCTCCTGCTCCGGCGTCGAGAACTACTCGATGCACTTCGACGGCCGCGAGCCCGGCTCCCCGCCCAACACCCTCCTGGACTACTTCCCGGACGACTTCCTGCTCGTCATCGACGAGTCGCACAACACGGTCCCGCAGATCGGCGCGATGTACGAGGGCGACGCCTCCCGCAAGCGCACCCTCGTCGACCACGGCTTCCGCCTCCCCTCGGCGCTCGACAACCGCCCCCTGAAGTGGGAGGAGTTCCAGGAGCGCATCGGGCAGACGGTCTACCTGTCGGCCACCCCCGGCAAGTACGAGCTCTCGCGCGCGGACGGCGTCGTCGAGCAGATCATCCGCCCCACCGGCCTCATCGACCCGGAGGTCGTCGTCAAGCCCACCGAGGGCCAGATCGACGACCTGGTGCACGAGATCCGCACCAGGGTCGAGAAGGACGAACGCGTCCTGGTCACCACCCTCACCAAGAAGATGGCCGAGGACCTCACGGACTACTTCCTGGAACTCGGCATCCAGGTCCGCTACCTGCACAGCGACGTCGACACCCTGCGCCGGATCGAGCTGCTGCGCGAACTGCGCTCCGGCGAGTTCGACGTCCTGGTCGGCATCAACCTCCTGCGCGAGGGCCTCGACCTGCCCGAGGTCTCCCTGGTGGCCATCCTGGACGCCGACAAGGAGGGCTTCCTGCGCTCCGGGACGTCCCTGATCCAGACCATCGGCCGCGCCGCGCGCAACGTCTCCGGCCAGGTCCACATGTACGCCGACAAGATCACCCCGGCGATGGAACGCGCCATCGACGAGACCAACCGGCGCCGCGAGCGCCAGGTCGCCTACAACACGGCCAACGGCATCGACCCGCAGCCGCTGCGCAAGAAGATCAACGACATCGTCGCCCAGATCGCCCGCGAGGAGGTCGACACCGAACAGCTCCTCGGCAGCGGCTACCGTGCGAAGAAGGACGGCCGCGGCACCAAGGCCCCAGTGCCCTCCCTCGGCGACAAGACGCTCAAGGGCGCCAAGGCGACCAAGGCCAAGGGGAAGGCCGGCAAGGCCGCAGCGGACGTCCCCACGGACACGCCCGCCGCCGACCTCGCCGAGCAGATCGAGGCGATGACCGAGCGGATGCGCGCCGCCGCGGCCGACCTCCAGTTCGAGGTCGCCGCCCGCATCCGCGACGAGGTCTCCGAGATGAAGAAGGAACTGCGCCAGATGAAGGAGGCGGGCCTGGCCTGACGCGCGTACCAGGGAGCGCCGCGCCGTACGCGCTGTGTTGCAGGACCGACACAAAACGCGTTCCCGGGTACGGCACTGTCAGTGCCCTTGCGTAGGGTTCTGGGCATCCGCGGAGCCCGCGGGAACAGGGGAAGTCGAGAGGGGAATCGGTTCGTGACCGTCAACATGACCAAGGGTCAGGCCATCAGTCTTCAGAAGAACGACGGAGGCAGCCTGAGCGCGGTGCGGATGGGTCTCGGCTGGCAGGCGGCCCCCCGGCGCGGCCTGTTCGGTTCCCGTACCCGAGAGATCGACCTCGACGCCTCCGCCGTCCTGTTCGCGGACAAGCAGCCCGTCGACGTCGTCTTCTTCCGCCACCTGGTGAGCGACGACGGCTCCGTGCGCCACACCGGCGACAACCTGGTCGGCGGCGTCGGCCAGGGCGGGGACGACGAGGCGATCCTCGTCGACCTCTCGCGCGTGCCGGTCCACATCGACCAGATCGTCTTCACCGTCAACTCGTTCACGGGCCAGACGTTCCAGGAGGTGCAGAACGCGTTCTGCCGCCTGGTCGACGAGAGCAACGGCCAGGAACTGGCGCGCTACACCCTCGCGGGCGGCGGCAACTACACGGCGCAGATCATGGCGAAGGTGCACCGCGTGGGCCAGGGCTGGTCGATGACGGCCATCGGCACCCCGGCCAACGGGCGCACCTTCCAGGACCTGATGCCCGCGATCCAGCCGGTCCTCTGAGGGCCGCGGCACCACAACCACACAGCACGACACAGGGGGACGACAGGCGATGACGGCCGAGCTGACGCGGGGGCAGAACCACCCGCTCTCCCAGGTCCGCCTGGTGATCAGGATCTCGGCCGCGACGCCGGTCGTGGCCGGGATCACGCTGGGCGACGACCAGGGGCACGTACCCGGCCCCGAGTGGGTCGCCCACCCCGGCGCCCCCGCCCTGCCCGGCGTCGAGGCCCCCCGCCAGGCCGCCCCCGAGCACCGCGTCGCCGTCGACCTGGACGCCGTCCCGGAGCGCGCGCACCGCGTGCACGTCCTGCTCGCCCTGCCGGCCGGTGCCGGGCGCTTCGGCGGCTCGGCGGCCCCCTTCGTCGCGGTCGCGGGCGCCGACGGCACCGATCTCGCGTCGTTCACCCTCACCGGCCTCGACGCCGAGTCCGCCGTCGTCGCCCTGGAGCTGTACCGCCGTCAGGGCGCCTGGAAGGTCCGCGCGGTCGGCCAGGGCTACGCGGGCGGCCTCGCCGAACTCCTCGCCGACCAGGGCCTGCCCCAGGCCCGGCAGATCGCGGCGACCGTCCACGAGGCCGCCGCCCGCACCCTCGCCCCACCGGTCCCGGCCCCGACCAGCCCGTACGACGCCCAGCCCCCCGGCGCGGCCCCCACGGGACAGCGCCCGTCGGACCCGTACCCGCCCGCGGGCGCGCCGGGCCCGTACGCGGGCCAGGCGCCCGTGTACGACGGCCAGGGCGGCCCCGTCGACTACACCCACCCCCGCCGCCGGACGACCCCTCCGCCGCCCCCTCCGACCGCGCCCCCGGCCGCGCCGGGGCAGCCCGCGCGGCCCGTCGCCGGGGACGCGACCGGGTGGTCGATGGAGGAACGGCTCTACAACCAGGTGTGGGGCATGTTCGAGGACCTGGCGCGGACGACGGCCGCGTACCGGAGCGCCGTGGACTTCGCGGACACGCGCATGGAGCGCGAACTCGACCAGGCGCTCGCGGACCCGCGCACGAGGATCAGCGGACAGGCCGACCGCGCGCGGGAGGCGGCGCGCGCGAAGCACACGCAGTTGGTCGACCAGGCGCGCGAAGCGCTCGACCGGGACCTGGCACAGCTCGCCGCCGAGTCCGACGTCGTGGAACCCGCGCTCCCGGCGGCGTACGCGGGCTGGGACAACCCGGTCTGGCACGCCTACCGGGTGCCCGAGGAACCGCCGATGGCCGTGCGCCTGGGCGATGTACGGCTGCCGGAGAGCGACCGGCTGCGCATCCCGATGCTGGTCAGGCTGCCGCTGGAGCGTGGCCTGTGGATCGACAGCGGGGCGGGCGGCCTGTCGGAGGGCACCTTCGCCGACGCGCACGAACTGCGCCGTCTCGCCATGGACACGGCCGTCGCGCACGCGGCCCGGCTGCTCGCGGTCCACCCGGCGGGCGCGTTCACGGTGCACGTCGTCGACGCCGCGGGCGCGGCGGCCGGGTCGCTGGCCCCGCTGGTGGCGGCGGGCGTGCTCGCCGGTCCGCCGGCCGTCGGCGCGGCCGGGGTTGCGGACGTCCTGGGGCGGCTCACGCAGCGCGTCGACCTCGTCCAGATGGCCGTGCGCGGGGGCGCGCCGGACGCGCTGCCGCCCGGCTTCGACCCCGCGCACCAGCTGCTCGTCGTCAACGACTTCCCGCACGGCTTCGACGACCGCGCGGTGACCCAGCTGCGCTACCTCGCCGACGAGGGCCCGAGCGTCGGCGTGCACCTGCTGATGGTCGCCGACCGGGAGGACGCGACCGCGTACGGCCCGCTCCTCGACCCGCTGTGGCGCTCCCTGCTGCGGCTGACGCCGGTCGCGGACGACCACCTCGCCGACCCGTGGGTGGGGCACGCGTGGACGTACGAACCGGCGCTCGTGCCGCCGGGCAGTGGGGTGCTCCAGCAGGTGCTTGAGCGGGTCGCGGAGGCTCGCACCAAGTCCGAGTAAAGGGCCCTGACCAGCTATTTTGATCTTTCTTTTGCCAATCGCTTTACCGTTCCTTGGTGATTGGGGTACTGTTTTCCGTACGGAGGGGAGTACTCCCTGACAACTGCGGCGTACCCGTCAATACGGATCAGGCCAGATCCCGGGGCGTCGGCCCATCCTTGGGTGGAAGAGACCTCCGGCAGCGCGACGCGACGCTGAGTATCTGCCGTTACGTACTGCCGGAGGCGCAGTGGATGTTTCCGTGACCCTGTGGGTCCTGACGATCGTGGGCCTGAGCGCCCTCATCGCGGTCGACTTCTTCATCGGCCGCAAACCGCACGACGTGTCCATCAAGGAAGCGGGCATCTGGACCGCCGTCTGGATCGCCCTGGCCGGGCTCTTCGGCCTCGGCCTGGCGATATTCGGCGGCGGCGAACCCGCCGGTGAGTTCTTCGCCGGGTTCATCACCGAGAAGTCGCTCAGTGTCGACAACCTCTTCGTCTTCATCCTGATCATGGCGAAGTTCTCGGTCCCGACGCAGTACCAGCAGCGGGTCCTGCTCATCGGCGTCCTCATCGCCCTGGTCCTGCGCGCGATCTTCATCGCCGCCGGAGCGGCCATCATCGCCAGCTTCTCCTGGGTCTTCTACATCTTCGGCGCCTTCCTCATCTGGACGGCCTGGAAGCTCATCCAGGACGCGCGCGCCGACGAGGAGGACGAGGACTGGGAGGAGAACAAGCTCCTCAAGGCCGTCGAGAAGCGCTTCGGCGTCGCCGACCGCTACCACGGCACCAAGCTGTGGATCCAGGAGAACGGCAAGCGGGTCATGACCCCGATGCTGGTCGTCATCCTCGCGATCGGCACGACGGACGTCCTGTTCGCGCTCGACTCGATCCCCGCGATCTTCGGGCTCACCCAGGACCCGTACATCGTCTTCACGGCCAACGCGTTCGCCCTCATGGGCCTGCGCCAGCTGTACTTCCTCCTCGGCGGCCTGCTGCGCAAGCTGGTCCACCTCAGCTACGGCCTCTCCGTCATCCTCGGCTTCATCGGCGTCAAGCTGGTCCTGCACGCGCTGCACGAGTCGGGGGTCCACGTCCCGGAGATCAGCATCCCGGTCTCCCTCGGCGTCATCTGTTCCGTCCTGGTCGTCACGACGGTCACGAGCCTGCGCGCCTCCAAGAAGAAGGCGGAGGCCGAAGCGGCCGAGAAGGACAGCGTCACCAGCTGACCCGCACGGCGGTGAACGGTGCCCGGCGACGACGCCGGGCACCGCTTCATGTGCGGACGTCCACGCGAGACCGACCCCTGGGAACCTCCACATGCGACTCCTCACCCCGTCTGCGACGATCGCCGCATGATCACTGGGCTTCGGGCACTCACCGCCCGGTGGACGACGGTCGTGCCGGTCCTCGCGGTCGTCCTCCTGGTGTTCACCTGGGGCCGTGACCTCCCCGGCGCGGTCGTCGCCCTGGTCACCCTCGTCCTCGCCGGAGCCGTCCTCGCGGCCGTCCACCACGCCGAGGTCATCGCCCACCGCGTCGGCGAACCCTTCGGCTCCCTGGTCCTCGCCGTCGCCGTCACGATCATCGAGGTCGCCCTCATCGTCACGCTCATGGCGGACGGCGGCGACAAGAGCTCCACGCTCGCCAGGGACACCGTCTTCGCCGCCGTGATGATCACCTGCAACGGCATCCTCGGCCTGTGCCTGCTCGTCGCCTCGCTGCGGCACGGCACGGCCGTCTTCAACCCCGAGGGCACCGGCGCCGCCCTCGCGACCGTCGCGACGCTGGCCACGCTCAGCCTCGTCCTGCCGACGTTCACGACCAGCAAGCCCGGACCCGAGTTCTCCACGGTCCAGCTCACCTTCGCCGCGCTGTCGTCCCTCGTGCTGTACGGGTTGTTCGTGGCGACCCAGACCGTGCGGCACCGCGACTACTTCCTGCCGGTCACCCACGAGGGCGCGGTCCTCGACGCCGACGACCACGCCGATCTGCCGAGCGTCCGGACGGCGTACGTCAGCCTCGGGCTGCTCGGACTCGCGCTGATCGGAGTGGTGGGCCTCGCGAAAGGGGTCTCGCCGACGATCGAGTCCGGCGTCGAGTCGGCCGGGCTGCACCATGCCGTTGTCGGCGTCGTGATCGCCCTGCTGGTCCTGCTGCCCGAGACCATCGCCGCGCTGCGCGCCGCCCGCCGCGACCGCGTCCAGACCAGCCTCAACCTCGCGCTCGGCTCCGCCATGGCCAGCATCGGACTGACCATCCCCGCCGTCGCCCTCGCCTCCGTCTGGCTCTCCGGCCCCCTCGTCCTGGGCCTCGGCTCGACCCACATGGTGCTCCTCGCACTGACGGTCGTCGTGGGGTCGCTGACGGTCGTACCGGGGCGGGCCACGCCGTTGCAAGGGGGCGTGCATCTGGTGTTGTTCGCGGCGTATTTGGAACTGGCGGTCAATCCGTAGGGGCGCGTGTGCGGGTGGGCGTGCGGGGTGGTTGCGGCCGGGTGGGCTGCTGTCCGGTGGTGGGACGGGGGACACCGGGGCGTGCCCCCTTCTGGCGGGCGCGCTGTGAGGCCGTGGGGCGGGGGTGGCCGCGCTGACCAGGCGTGCCGCCCGGCGGGCGCTCGCGCCAGGCGCCGTCCCCGGCCGAGCGGTGTGGTCGATCGGCGTGGCGGACGTCTGTGTCGGTCTGCTCTGTCGGGCACTGTGCCGCCCGGTGCGGGGCGGCCTGCTGTCCGGTGAGACGGCCGTGCGGGGCCGTGTTTCTTCCGACGAGCGTGCTGCGGGAGGCGGGCCGGGGGTTCCGTTCGGCGGGCGCTCGTGTCAGGTGCCGCCCTGTCGGCTCCTGCTGAGCTGCCCCGTCAAGTGGTGGACGTCGGCCCGGCCGCGCGCGTCGCCCGCCGCCGTGCTGCCCGGTGAGCGTCGGACCGGCTGTCCGGCGGGGCGCTTGCGCCGTGCGCCGGGTTCGGCCGAGCTGCCTCGTCGGGCGTTGCCCCAGCCACCCGCGTCCGCCGCTACCGCAGTCCCCGGACGGTCCGTCGTCCGCTGTCGTCGGCCTGGAGCCACCGGTGCCCCTGGGCCGTGCACAGCCCGTCGCCGGCGGCCGGCCCCGCCCTCGCCCGTCGCTACCCGTCCGCCGTGACCGGTCGGGCGGTCGGGACCGGGCGGGTTTCCGGTAGGAGGGCGAAGCAGGTGAGGCTGAGGAGGGCCACGGCTGTCAGGTACGCGCCGACGCCCCAGGGGACTCGGCCGGAGTCCTCGGCCAGGGCGGTCGCGGCGAGGGGGGTGAGGGCGCCGCCGAGGACTCCGCCGAGGTTGTAGCCGACGGCGGCACCCGTACAACGGACGCGGGGTTCGTAGAGTTCCGGGAGGTACGCGCCGATCACGGCGTAGGTCGCCGCGAAGGCGAGGAGCGCGCCCAGGATGCCGAGGAACATCAGCAGCGGCTCACCGGTCGCCAGGAGCGCGACCGTCGGGAACATCCACAGAGCCGTCAACGCGCACCCGGCCAGGCACAGGGGCCGACGCCCGAACCGGTCGCCCAGGTGCGCCGCGAGCGGCACGAGTGCGCCTTTCACGACGACGGCGGCCATGACGCAGACCAGCATGACCGTGCGGCTCACCCCGAGCCGTTCCGTCGCGTAGGCGAGGGACCAGGTCGTCACCGCGTAGAAGACCGCGTACCCGGCGGCCAGCGCGCCGGCCGTCAGCAGGACGAGCCGCCGGTGGTGGACGAACACCTCGACGAGCGGCACGCGCGCGTGGTCGTCGATCTCGAGGAACCGGGGGCTCTCCGTGAGGGACGACCGCAGCCACAGGCCCGCGACCGCGAGGACCCCGGCGGCCCAGAACGGCACCCGCCACCCCCAGGACGCGAACTGCGCCTCGGAGAGCCCGGCGGACAGCCCGAGCATCACCCCGTTGGCCAGCACGAACCCCACGGCGGGCCCCACCTGGGGGAAGCTCGCCCACAGGGCGCGCCGCCCGGCCGGCGCGTGCTCCGCCGTCAGCAGCACCGCCCCGCCCCACTCCCCGCCGAGCCCGAGCCCCTGGAGGAACCGCAGCACGAGCAGCAGCACCGGCGCGGCCACCCCGATGGCCGCGTACGACGGGACGCAGCCGACCGCGACGGTCGAGGCGCCCGTCAGGAGCAGCGACGCGACCAGCACGGGACGCCGTCCGTAACGGTCGCCGACGTGCCCGAACAGCACCGACCCCAGCGGGCGCGCGACGAACCCGACCCCGAACGTCCCGAAGGCCGCCAGCGCGCCCGCGAGGGGGGAGAACGTCGGAAAGAACAGCGGGCCGAGGACCAGCGCCGCCGCCGTCCCGTAGGCGAAGAAGTCGTAGAACTCGATGGCCGTCCCGGCGAGCGAGGCGGCGGCGAGCCGGGGCATGGACGGTGGTGTCACCGCGCGTACAGGCTGCATGCCTCGTCAACCTGCCGCGACCACGGTGAGTCACGCGGGCGCGCGAGGCACCGGGGGCGCGTCAGTACGTCACGACGATGCGCCGCGCGGGCCCGTCGACGCGCACGAGACCGCCGTACGGGACGACGAGCTGGGGGTTGGTGTGCCCGAGGTCGACGTCGAAGACGGCCATCGTGTCCGGCGCGTACGTCTTCAGCGCGCTCTCGACGGCGGCGCGCTGGTCGGCGGCGTACTGTGCGCTCGCCTGAGGGCCGTTGGGACGCTCGAAGGACCAGGTCTTGGCCCGGCCCATCAAAAGCGCCGGAAAGCGCCTCAGGAGGCCGCGCTCGCCCATGCAGCGCAGGACCTGGAAGACCTCCGTGGCGCTGGGCAGGCCCTCGGAGGTCTCCAGGAACAGCACGCCGCCGTCGTACACCGAGGGGTCGGCGGCGATCTCGCGGTCGGCCATCAGGAGCCAGGCCAGGATCTCCAGGCAGCCGCCCCAGCTGCGGCCCTCCACCACACGGTCGGCGTTCAGCCAGCTCCAGCCGGTGCCGGGACGGGTCTCCGGCGCACGCGTGAAGGTCCGCGGGTCGGCCCAGTCGCTCTCGACGTCGCTCCAGCGGTCCACGGGGCGCAGCTCGTAGGGGCCCGGGGTGAACAGGGCCGCGCGCAGGGAGTCCACGGTCCGCGCGTCCATGGCGACCGGGCGGCCGAGCTGCACCATGACGCTCCCGCCGTGGTAGCCGACGATCCCGGTGTTGTAGAGGTAGGCCAGCAGGTTGGTGTTGTCGCTGTACCCGAAGAACGGCTTCGCGTGCGCGCGGATCAACTCGCGGTCCAGGAAGGGCAGGACGGTGATCTGGTCGTCGCCCCCGATGGACGCGAACACCGCCTTGACGTCCGGGTCGGCGAAGGCGGCGTGCAGGTCGTCGGCGCGCTGCCGCGGGGTGGCGTTCATCGTGCGGGTCGACGGGTACTCGACCGGTTCGAGGCCGAACTCCTCGCGCAGGCGCGCGAGGCCGAGGTCGAAGGGGCGCGGGAACAGGCCGGGCAGCCCCGAGGCCGGAGAGACGACGGCGACGCGGTCGCCGGGGGAGGGCTTGGGCGGGTACACGGGAGCTGCCATAGGCGCACGTTACGGGCCTCACCCGAACGGCGCACCGTGATAAACCGGGGGCGAGCAGCGGCCTCTTCCGGGGCCGCCCCGAACGGACCGGAGGAACCGTGCCCCGCACCCTGGCCAACGCCCCGATCATGATCCTCAACGGCCCCAACCTGAACCTCCTCGGTCAGCGCCAGCCGGAGATCTACGGGGCCGACACGCTCGCGGACGTCGAGGCGATGTGCGTCAAGGCGGCGGGCGCGCACGGCGGCACGGTCGACTTCCGCCAGTCCAACCACGAGGGCGAACTGGTCGACTGGATCCACGAGGCACGGCTCGGCCACTGCGGCATCGTCATCAACCCGGGCGCCTACTCGCACACGTCCGTCGCGATCCTGGACGCGCTCAACACCTGCGACGGGCTGCCGGTGATCGAGGTCCACATCTCCAACATCCACAAGCGGGAGGCGTTCCGGCACCACTCGTACGTGTCCCTGCGCGCGGACGGGGTGATCGCCGGATGCGGGGTGCAGGGGTACGTGTTCGGGGTGGAGCGGGTGGCGGCGCTGGTGGGGGAGGGGACAGCGCGCGCGTGAGCGCGTGAGTCCGGGGTTCGGGCAAGGGGCGTCGGCCATGTCCGACGCCCCTTGCACCAGCCTCTAGAGGCGCCCGGCCTCCACGATCCGGCGCAGGAAGCGCCGCGTGCGCTCCTCCTGCGGGTCGCCGAAGACCTGCTCGGCGCTGCCGCGCTCCAGGACGACGCCGCCGTCCAGGAAGCAGACCTGGTCGGCGACCTCGCGCGCGAAGCCCATCTCGTGGGTGGCCAGCACCATCGTCATCCCGTCGTCCTTCAGGTCGCGGACGACGTTCAGGACCTCGCCGACCAGCTCCGGGTCGAGGGCGGCGGTGATCTCGTCGAGGAGCAGCAGCCGGGGCCGCACCGCGAGGGCCCGCACGATCGCCACACGCTGCTGCTGGCCGCCGCTGAGCCGGTCGGGGTAGGCGGATGCCTTCCCGTCCAGCCCCAGGCGCTCCAGCAGCTCCCTGGCCCGCTTCTCGGCCTCCTCGCGGGGCACGCCGTGGACGCGGCGCGGGGCGAGCGTGATGTTCTCCAGCACCGTCATGTGCGGGAACAGGTTGTACGACTGGAAGACCACGCCGATCCGGCGCCGCACCGCGTCCTGGTCGGCCCGTGGGTCGGTGATCTCCTCGCCGTCCAGCCAGATCGCGCCGTCGTCGATGTCCTCCAGCAGGTTCGCGCACCGCAGCAGCGTCGACTTGCCCGACCCGGACGCGCCGATCAGCGCGGTCACGGTGTGCGGGGCGACCTCCAGATCGACGTCCCTGAGGACGACGGAGCCGCCGAACGTCTTGCGGACCGACTCCATCCGCAGCACGGGCGCGCCGGTCATGCCGTACCTCCCTGGGACCGCTGCCGGTCCATCCGCGCCGTCACCCAGTCCGTGAACCGGGTCATCGGGATCGTCAGCGCCACGAACAGCAGCCCCGCGACGATGTACGGCGTGTAGTTCAGGCTCCGCCCGACGATGATGTCCGCCGCGCGCACGGCGTCGATCGCGCCGCCGATCGAGACCAGACCGGTGTCCTTCTGGAGCGACACCAGGTCGTTCAGCAGCGGCGGCACCTGACGGCGCACCGCCTGCGGCAGCACCACGTGGCGCAGCGCCTGCCGGTTCGTCAGCCCCAGCGAGCGGGCCGCCGCGCGCTGCGAGGGATGCACGGACTCGATGCCCGCGCGGAACACCTCCGCGACGTACGCCGAGTACGTCAGCGTCAGCGCCGTACCGCCCAGCAGCACCGGATCGACCGTCACCCCCTGCAGGCGCAGCGCCGGCACGCCCAGGACGACGATCATCAGGTTGATGATCAGCGGCAGGCCCCGGAAGAAGTCCGTGTAGGCCGCCGCGAGCACGCGCAGCGGGAAGAACACCGGGCCGCGCAGCGTGCGCGCGATGGCGATGAGCATGCCGAGCACCAGGACGGCCGCCCCGCACACCAGCAGCAGCCGCAGGTTCAGCCACAGCCCTTCGAGGACCTTGGGCAGCGCCTCGCGCGCGTAGTGCCCGTCGAAGAACGTCTCCTTGGTGCGCTGCCAGCCGGGCGCGTTGACGACGACCAGGTAGAGCACGACGGCGGTGACGAGCGTCGACAGCGCGGCGATCGCCGTCGCCTTGCGCGCACGCGTGCGCCGGTAGCGCTCACGCTCCAGCCTCCGCTGCGACGGGGTGTACGCGTCCAGCGGTTCCTCCGCGGCCTTGGTGACCGTCACGTGAGGACCGGGGCGTCGACCGCGTCGGACAGCCACTGCTGCTCCAGCTTCGCCAGCGTGCCGTCCTTGCGCAGGGCGTCGACGGCGGCGCTCACACAGGGCGTGAGCGCGCTGCCCTTGTCGAGGACCAGGCCGAACTGCTCGGGCGCGGCGCCCTGGTTCTCGAACTGGCCGACGATCTCGGCGTCCGTGACCTCGGCGGAGGTGATGTAGAACGCGGTCGGCAGGTCGACCACGATCGCGTCGACCTGCTTGTTCCGCAGCGCCGACTTGGCCTGGTCGTTCTTGGCGTACGCGGCGGCCTCCTGGGTCGGCTTCACCACGTCCTCGATGTAGTCCAGGCTGGTCGTACCGACCTGGGCGCCCAGCTTGAGGCCCTTGAGGTCGGCGACGCTCTTCGCCTGCGCGGCCTTGGTGCCCTTCAGCGCGATCACCGCCTGGCGGACGTCGTAGTAGCCGGACGAGAAGTCGACGGCCTTTTTGCGCTCGTCGCTGATCGAAACCTGGTTGATGTCGAAGTCGAAGGTCTTCTCACCGGGCGCGAACGCCTTGTTGAACGGCACGCTCTGCCAGACGACGGCGCTCTTGTCGTACCCGAGCCGCTGCGCGACCGCGTACGCGACGGCCGACTC encodes:
- the uvrB gene encoding excinuclease ABC subunit UvrB; the encoded protein is MRPVSSIERTVAPFEVVSPYQPSGDQPAAIAELARRVEAGEKDVVLLGATGTGKSATTAWMIEKLQRPTLVMAPNKTLAAQLANEFRELLPNNAVEYFVSYYDYYQPEAYVPQSDTYIEKDSSINEEVERLRHSATNSLLTRRDVVVVASVSCIYGLGTPQEYVDRMVPLKVGEEIDRDELLRRFVDIQYTRNDLAFTRGTFRVRGDTIEIFPVYEELAVRIEMFGDEIEALSTLHPLTGEIISDDQQLYVFPASHYVAGPERLERAANDIEKELGERLAELEKQGKLLEAQRLRMRTTYDLEMLRQIGSCSGVENYSMHFDGREPGSPPNTLLDYFPDDFLLVIDESHNTVPQIGAMYEGDASRKRTLVDHGFRLPSALDNRPLKWEEFQERIGQTVYLSATPGKYELSRADGVVEQIIRPTGLIDPEVVVKPTEGQIDDLVHEIRTRVEKDERVLVTTLTKKMAEDLTDYFLELGIQVRYLHSDVDTLRRIELLRELRSGEFDVLVGINLLREGLDLPEVSLVAILDADKEGFLRSGTSLIQTIGRAARNVSGQVHMYADKITPAMERAIDETNRRRERQVAYNTANGIDPQPLRKKINDIVAQIAREEVDTEQLLGSGYRAKKDGRGTKAPVPSLGDKTLKGAKATKAKGKAGKAAADVPTDTPAADLAEQIEAMTERMRAAAADLQFEVAARIRDEVSEMKKELRQMKEAGLA
- a CDS encoding TerD family protein, which produces MTVNMTKGQAISLQKNDGGSLSAVRMGLGWQAAPRRGLFGSRTREIDLDASAVLFADKQPVDVVFFRHLVSDDGSVRHTGDNLVGGVGQGGDDEAILVDLSRVPVHIDQIVFTVNSFTGQTFQEVQNAFCRLVDESNGQELARYTLAGGGNYTAQIMAKVHRVGQGWSMTAIGTPANGRTFQDLMPAIQPVL
- a CDS encoding TerD family protein — protein: MTAELTRGQNHPLSQVRLVIRISAATPVVAGITLGDDQGHVPGPEWVAHPGAPALPGVEAPRQAAPEHRVAVDLDAVPERAHRVHVLLALPAGAGRFGGSAAPFVAVAGADGTDLASFTLTGLDAESAVVALELYRRQGAWKVRAVGQGYAGGLAELLADQGLPQARQIAATVHEAAARTLAPPVPAPTSPYDAQPPGAAPTGQRPSDPYPPAGAPGPYAGQAPVYDGQGGPVDYTHPRRRTTPPPPPPTAPPAAPGQPARPVAGDATGWSMEERLYNQVWGMFEDLARTTAAYRSAVDFADTRMERELDQALADPRTRISGQADRAREAARAKHTQLVDQAREALDRDLAQLAAESDVVEPALPAAYAGWDNPVWHAYRVPEEPPMAVRLGDVRLPESDRLRIPMLVRLPLERGLWIDSGAGGLSEGTFADAHELRRLAMDTAVAHAARLLAVHPAGAFTVHVVDAAGAAAGSLAPLVAAGVLAGPPAVGAAGVADVLGRLTQRVDLVQMAVRGGAPDALPPGFDPAHQLLVVNDFPHGFDDRAVTQLRYLADEGPSVGVHLLMVADREDATAYGPLLDPLWRSLLRLTPVADDHLADPWVGHAWTYEPALVPPGSGVLQQVLERVAEARTKSE
- a CDS encoding TerC family protein, which codes for MDVSVTLWVLTIVGLSALIAVDFFIGRKPHDVSIKEAGIWTAVWIALAGLFGLGLAIFGGGEPAGEFFAGFITEKSLSVDNLFVFILIMAKFSVPTQYQQRVLLIGVLIALVLRAIFIAAGAAIIASFSWVFYIFGAFLIWTAWKLIQDARADEEDEDWEENKLLKAVEKRFGVADRYHGTKLWIQENGKRVMTPMLVVILAIGTTDVLFALDSIPAIFGLTQDPYIVFTANAFALMGLRQLYFLLGGLLRKLVHLSYGLSVILGFIGVKLVLHALHESGVHVPEISIPVSLGVICSVLVVTTVTSLRASKKKAEAEAAEKDSVTS
- a CDS encoding calcium:proton antiporter; the protein is MITGLRALTARWTTVVPVLAVVLLVFTWGRDLPGAVVALVTLVLAGAVLAAVHHAEVIAHRVGEPFGSLVLAVAVTIIEVALIVTLMADGGDKSSTLARDTVFAAVMITCNGILGLCLLVASLRHGTAVFNPEGTGAALATVATLATLSLVLPTFTTSKPGPEFSTVQLTFAALSSLVLYGLFVATQTVRHRDYFLPVTHEGAVLDADDHADLPSVRTAYVSLGLLGLALIGVVGLAKGVSPTIESGVESAGLHHAVVGVVIALLVLLPETIAALRAARRDRVQTSLNLALGSAMASIGLTIPAVALASVWLSGPLVLGLGSTHMVLLALTVVVGSLTVVPGRATPLQGGVHLVLFAAYLELAVNP
- a CDS encoding MFS transporter yields the protein MQPVRAVTPPSMPRLAAASLAGTAIEFYDFFAYGTAAALVLGPLFFPTFSPLAGALAAFGTFGVGFVARPLGSVLFGHVGDRYGRRPVLVASLLLTGASTVAVGCVPSYAAIGVAAPVLLLVLRFLQGLGLGGEWGGAVLLTAEHAPAGRRALWASFPQVGPAVGFVLANGVMLGLSAGLSEAQFASWGWRVPFWAAGVLAVAGLWLRSSLTESPRFLEIDDHARVPLVEVFVHHRRLVLLTAGALAAGYAVFYAVTTWSLAYATERLGVSRTVMLVCVMAAVVVKGALVPLAAHLGDRFGRRPLCLAGCALTALWMFPTVALLATGEPLLMFLGILGALLAFAATYAVIGAYLPELYEPRVRCTGAAVGYNLGGVLGGALTPLAATALAEDSGRVPWGVGAYLTAVALLSLTCFALLPETRPVPTARPVTADG